The nucleotide window ATTTCATCACGGTGAAAATTAGTAATAGGAACTTCGGCAGTGGGAATAACGAAAAAATCGTCGCGTGGAATCTCATACATCATATCTTCCTTGTCGGGAATCTGTCCTGTACCGCGAGCAGAATCTTCATTCACAAAGTAAGGCACCTGTAATTCGGTATAGCCTGCTTCTGCCGCGCGATTTAAGAAATAGTTTACAAGCGCCCGCTGCAATCGAGCAATGGGACCAACATAAAATGGAAAGCCAGCTCCCGTTACTTTGGCACCCCGAGCAAAATCAATCCATCCCTGTTCTTCGACAATCTCCCAATGCGGCTTACGCCAATCCTCACCATGAGGTTCTCCCCACGTTTTAAAAACTTCGTTATCCTCTTCTGTCTCTCCTATGGGTACTGATTCATGCGGCACATTTGGAATTTGTAGCAATAGGTCTTCCCGAGCTTGCTTGAGAGAACGCAGCTGCTCTTCCTTTTCCTGTATTTGCTCTTTGAGCTTAGTTGTATATGAAATGATTTCCTGGGCCTCCTCTTTTTTACCCTGCCCCATAAGCTCACCGATTTTTTGGGCTTTGGTATTGCTTTCGCTCCGGAGGTTATCTGTTTCCTCAACCAGTGAACGCCACTGTTCATCAACATTAATAACTTCATCAATAAGCTGGGGATTATCCTCTCCCTTATTTACCATCGCCTTTTTAACTATATCGGGATTATTCCTAATAAAAGTGACGTCTAACATCGGATACTATGTTTAAAAATTCTGTTGATAGTTTGGCTAAAGATAAGAGAGTTTAATGAAAGGTTTGAAACCAAAATACCCTTGAAATCAATCTGATTTTATGCCCATAATAAAATTTATATTCTCAGCGCCAAAAAGCTTGATCTCCTAAAATATTAAGGTTATTTTCTTAATTAAATAGAAAATTAAGGATATGAATATATTATGGCCCACGGATTAGATGAAATTGATATTAAGATTCTAAAGCATCTGCAAAAAGATGGACGCTCTCAACGAAACAAATTAGCAGAGATCGTTCACTTATCAGTGCCCTCTGTATCAGAAAGAATGCGCAAGCTTGAAGAAAAAGACCTAATTACCGGGTACACGGCACTGCTCGATTCCAAGAAATTCAATTTTGATATTACCGCCTTTGTCTTTGTAGAAGTCGACGGTTCCGACAACTATCCCATTTTTATTGACAATGCGGTCTCGGAGCCCGAAATTCTTGAATGTCATTCCATAACAGGCGATGGCTCCCATATTCTAAAAATAAGAACCGAGAATACAGCCTCATTTGAAAAACTACTTTCCAAAATTCAGTCGTGGGATGGGGTAAGTAAAAGCCGATCAAACGTAGTATTAAGCAGCTTCAAAGAAACCTCAGAACTACCTATCGAAAAAACAGTAGATCCCAAATAACTTTCGCCCATACATTGGCATTTTTTCAATCGCGTTTCTTTATCATAACTATTCTTTTATTAGGATTATTTCCTTCCCTGCTGTATGCACAACAGCAGGTAGGCGTTCATTGGGATATGCCTACCAATTCCCAAACGACCCAAAAGCAGCTCGAACAATTTGATCAGCTGGGAATCACCATTATTGAAGTTAACCAGCTCCCTCAAAAAGATACCTGGACGTTAATCGATAGCTTAGGATTTCAAGTGTATGGCAATTTGGGAATCGACTTTCCTATATCCGATACCTTTGCTAATCCCGACTCCACACTTATTCAAAACATTGAACGTAAAAGTAATAGCTTCCTTTCTCAATCATCCGTCCGGGCCATTGGGATATTTAATTTTGGTAATATTTACAATCCCACTTTCTGGCAAGCAATTGATCCTATTGTTAGTCAGCTAAAACAAGTGGATCGTATTACGCTATACCAAAAAAGCTTATCTTACGATACTCCATCAGCCCTTCCCTCTGTTATTAGCGTTCCTGTAACATCGTCAAATTGGAATTCCCTCGCATTCAAAACAACAAATGCACAAGCGTATTTATATAATCCTGCAAGTGAATTACACTCCT belongs to Fodinibius sp. Rm-B-1B1-1 and includes:
- a CDS encoding Lrp/AsnC family transcriptional regulator; amino-acid sequence: MAHGLDEIDIKILKHLQKDGRSQRNKLAEIVHLSVPSVSERMRKLEEKDLITGYTALLDSKKFNFDITAFVFVEVDGSDNYPIFIDNAVSEPEILECHSITGDGSHILKIRTENTASFEKLLSKIQSWDGVSKSRSNVVLSSFKETSELPIEKTVDPK
- the serS gene encoding serine--tRNA ligase; the protein is MLDVTFIRNNPDIVKKAMVNKGEDNPQLIDEVINVDEQWRSLVEETDNLRSESNTKAQKIGELMGQGKKEEAQEIISYTTKLKEQIQEKEEQLRSLKQAREDLLLQIPNVPHESVPIGETEEDNEVFKTWGEPHGEDWRKPHWEIVEEQGWIDFARGAKVTGAGFPFYVGPIARLQRALVNYFLNRAAEAGYTELQVPYFVNEDSARGTGQIPDKEDMMYEIPRDDFFVIPTAEVPITNFHRDEILEDEKLPLYYAAFTPCWRREAGSYGKDVKGLNRLHQFDKVELVKIVYPDTAYDELESLREHAESLLEELQIPYRTLLMCTGDMGFTQSKKYDLEVWSPGQKRWLEVSSCSNFGSFQARRMMLRRRKDNSDTEILHTLNGSGLALPRVVAAILEIYQQEDGSIKIPEVLQSFMGTDTITPTN